CGTGGAGTCCGACGACCTGGGTCTGGTCGACCGGGAGATCGACTGGGTCATCAAGCTCAAGCTCATCGAGCGCTACCGCGCCAAGCACGGGCTCTCGCTCGGCGACGCCCGGATCGCCCAGCTCGACCTCGCCTACCACGACATCCACCGCGGTCGCGGCCTCTACTACCTGCTGGAGAAGCGCGGCGCCGTGGCCCGCGTGACCACCGACCTCAAGATCTTCGAGGCCAAGAGCGTGCCGCCGCAGAACACCCGCGCCCGGCTGCGCGGGGAGTTCATCCGCAAGGCACAGGAGCGCCGCCGCGACTTCACCGTCGACTGGGTGCACCTCAAGCTCAACGACCAGGCGCAGCGCACCGTGCTCTGCAAGGACCCGTTCAAGGCCTACGACGAGCGCGTGCAGAGGCTCATCGACGGCATGTGAGCCCCGGGCGGGCCCGCACCCGCCCCGGCGTCGCACCGGCCCGGGCGGTCGCCGACCACCCCGACGTGGTGTCGTGCCGCGAGGGGTGGGGGTCGCTCGATAGGGTGACCGCGCAACGCCGACCGATCGAATCAGGTGAACCAGTGTCTCGTGTACGTTCCGCTGCCCTCAGCGGTGTTCTCGCCCTCAGCATGCTCGGACTCGCCGCGTGCGGCTCCGGCTCCAGCGACGCCGAGGAGGGGGGCGCGCCCCTCAGCTCGGTGACCGTCGAGGGCGAGCAGGGCCAGGAGCCCGAGGTGACCTTCGACGGCCGGCTCGACCCGTCGGCGGAGGAGGTCGACGTCCTCGTCGAGGGCGACGGCGAGACCGTCGCCGACGGCGACACCGTCCAGGCCAACTGGTGGATCGGCAACGGCTTCACGCAGGAGGAGGCCCAGAGCACCTACACCAAGAAGGGCGCCACGCAGTCGGTCGAGCTGTCCGCCGACGTGCTGCCCTTCCTGCGCGAGGCCATGATCGGACGCAAGGTCGGCGACCGCGTCGTCATGCTGACCTCCGCCGAGAAGGCCTACGGCGAGGTCGGCAACCCGACCATCGGCATCGGCAACAAGGACGCCGTCCTCGCGGTCGTCGACATCCTCGACCGGTCCGAGACCGTGCCGCCGCTCGACGGCCCCCAGGGCGAGGAGAAGAAGCCCGCGGGCTGGGCGCCCACCCTCGTCGAGAAGGACGGCGTGATCACCGGCCTCGACTTCACCGAGGCCCACGAGCCGACCGGCGAGCTGATCGCCACCACGCTCATCAAGGGTGACGGGGCCAAGGTGAAGTCCGGCCAGACCCTGACCGTCGACTACCTCGGCCAGGTCTACGAGGCCGACAAGCCGTTCGACGAGTCCTACAGCAAGGAGCCGGCCGAGTTCCCGATCGGCGTCGGCCAGGTCATCGCCGGCTGGGACGAGCGCCTGGTGGGCCGGACCGTCGGCTCGCGGGTGATCCTCGAGATCCCGCCGGCCAAGGGCTACGGCGAGGAGGGCAACGAGCAGGCCGGGATCACGGGCACCGACACGCTCTTCTTCGTCGTCGACATCCTCGCCGCCTCCTGAGCCGACGCGCACGAGCAGAAGGAAGGGAGCAGGGATGGCGCAGCCCCGGGCCGAGCGGCTGATGAACCTGCACATCCTGCTGCTCGGCGCCAAGCGGTTCATCGGCAAGGACGCGATCCGCGAGGCGTGCTACCCCGAGCACCCCCGCACGGCGGCCGGCGACGAGGCGTTCGAGCGTGCCTTCGAGCGCGACAAGGACGCCCTGCGCCAGATCGGCGCGGTGATCGAGGTCGGCAGCGCGGACGCGTTCTTCGACGACGAGATCGGCTACCGCATCCCGACCGAGCAGACCTCGCTCCCGGAGATCCGCTTCGAGTCCGACGAGGCGGCGGTGCTCGGGCTCGCGGCGCAGGTGTGGCAGCAGGCCACCCTCGCCAAGGCGACCGTCCGGGCCCTGGCGAAGCTCAAGGGCCAGGGCGTGGAGATCGACCCGTCCCGCCTCGAGGTGGTGGCACCCGCCATCACCGCGGACGAGCCCGCCTTCGAGCCGCTCTGGGACGCCGTCGGCAAGCGCCGCCAGGTCAGCTTCCCCTACCAGCGCGCCAGCGAGACCGAGCCGACCACCCGTCGCCTCCAGCCGTGGGGCCTGGCCCGGTCCTCGGGGCGCTGGTACGTCGTCGGCTTCGACGTCGACCGCAGCGCCGAGCGGGTCTTCCGCCTCTCGCGCATCGTCGGACCGGTCCGCGCGAGCGGCAAGTCGGCGGCGTACGACGTCCCGCCCGGCACCGACGTGCGCGCTGTCGCACGCCGCCTCTCACCGTCGTTCCCGTCCGTGCGGGCCGAGGTCCGGGCGCGGCAGGGGACGGGTGTGGGCCTGCGCCGACGAGCCGAGTCGGTCACCCCGATCGAGGAGCTGCCCGGCTGGGACCTGCTCGTCGTCGAGGGGCCGGTGCACGAGCTCTCCGACGAGGTGCTGACCTACGGCGCCGACGTGGTGGTCCACGGACCGCTCGCGCTGCGCGACGACGTGGTGACCCGCCTGCGTGCGGTCGCCGCACCGGGGGAGGAGGTCCGATGAGCACGACCGGCGACACCGCCCCCGACCAGGTCGCCCGCCTGCTGGCCCTGGTGCCCTACCTCCTGGCCCGCGGCGAGGTGCGCCTCGACGACGCCGCGGCCCACTTCGGCACCGACGCTGAGCAGATCGAGCGCGACCTGCGCCTGCTCTTCATGACCGGGGTGTCGCCGGGGCTGCCCGGCGACCTGATCGAGGTCGACCTGGAGGCGCTCGAGGGCGACCGGATCATCCGCGTCGACAACGCCGACTACCTCGCGCGACCGGTGCGGTTCTCGCCCGCCGAGGCGACCTCGCTCGTGGTGGCGCTGCGCACGATGGTCGAGGCGGCGCCCGCCGAGGCCCGCGACGTCATCACCCGCACGCTGGCCAAGCTCGAGCAGGCCGCCGGGCAGGACGAGGAGGGGCTGCTGCGCCTCCACGTCACCCCGACACCGCTCGAGAGCAGCGCCATCGTGCCCACCCTCGAGTCGGCGATCGCCCACGGCCACCAGGTCGAGATCAGCTACCACGTCCCGACGCGCGACGAGGAGTCGCGTCGCGTCGTCGACCCGCGCGGCCTGGCCCGCGTCGAGGACCGGCTCTACCTCGACGCGTGGTGCCACACCGCGGTGGGGGACCGCGCGTTCCGCGTGGACCGGATCCTGGCGGCACGCGAGCTCGACACCCCCGTGGCCGACCCCGGTGCGCGGGCCCGCGACCTGACGGGCGGCTGGTTCGCCGACGCCGAGACCACCACGGTCACCCTGCGCCTCGCGCCGCCCGCACGGTGGGCGGTGGAGTACTACCAGGTGACCGCCCAGCGACCGGGGCCCGACGGCACCATCGACATCGACCTCGAGGTCGCCAGCGAGCAGTGGGTCCGGTCCCTCCTGCTGCGCCTCGCCCCCCACGCCACGCTCGTCGCCCCCACCTCGTACGCCGAGAGCTTCCGCGCCGCCGCGCAGGCGGCGCTCCGGCTCTACGGGGACGACGGCGTAGACTCGGGGACGTCCCCGCAGGACCCCACCGCCCGCAACCCACCAATGACGGAGTGACCTCATGACCAACCCGCTGATCGGCATGCCGCAGGGTCTGGAGTGGCTGGTGATCCTCGCGATCGTCGTGCTCGTGTTCGGCGCCGCCAAGCTTCCCGACCTGGCCCGCAGCTCGGGCCAGGCGCTGCGGATCTTCAAGACGGAGACCAAGAGCCTCCGCGACGACGACGACGAGAAGACCCCCGAGCAGCGTGAGATCGAGGCGCGCAACGAGGCACAGCGCGAGGTCCGCCACGACGCCTCGGGCGAGGTGCTGCGCGAGCGGCGCGACGACACCACCGCCTGACCCGGGTGAGGATCGCCGGTCTGGTCGGCCTGTTCTCGGGCCGGCCCCACCACGACGTCGGCCCGGACGGCCGGATGGCGCTGTCGGACCACTTCCGTGAGTTCCGCGCGCGCCTGCTGCGCTGCCTGATGGTCTTCGTGCTGGCGCTGGGCGTGGCGCTGTTCTTCCGGCACTTCCTGATCGACCTCGTCTACGGTCCCTACGAGCAGGCCCAGGCCAAGCTGCCCGAGGGCACGACCAACGCCACCACCAGCGGCGCCGGCGCCGGGCTGCTGCTGTGGCTGACGCTGTGCGGCTTCGCCGCCGCCATCGTGACCGCGCCCTACTGGCTCTACCAGATCTGGGCGTTCGTGCTCCCCGGGCTCTACGCCCAGGAGCGGAAGATGAGCCGGATCTTCGTGGCGGTCGCCGGGCCGCTCTTCCTCGCCGGCATCGCACTGGGCTACCTCACGCTGCCGGTGGCCCTCGAGGTGCTGATCGGCTTCAACCCCGAGGGCGTCACCAACCTCATCGACTTCAACGACTACCTCCAGTTCTTCACCCGCACGCTGTTCGTCTTCGGGCTCGCCTTCAACATCCCGGTCTTCGTGGTGCTGCTCAACTTCGCCGGCGTCGTCAAGGGAGCCTCGCTGAAGGCCTACCGACCGTGGATCATCATCGGCACGTTTGTCTTCGCGGCGGTCGCGACGCCGTCGGCCGACCCCTTCACCATGACGCTGATGGCCGGTCCCATGGTCATCCTCTTCTTCGCCTCCGAGGCGATCGCCCGGTTCAACGACCGGCGCCGGGCCCGCCGGGCGCCCAACAGCGGGCTGTCACCCGACGAGCTCTCGGCCATCTGAGCGGGTCTGACAGGCTGGTGCCATGCAGGCGACCATCTCCGACCTCGACCCGTTCGACCTGCCGGAGTGGCTCGGCACCTCGGACGTGGTGTGGCGCGCGGAGGCCGGACTGCGCTCGGGACACCTGGTCCGCGGCCGGCTGACGTCCGAGGACCCGGGCGGCGCGGGGGGCGCGGCGCAGGAGCTCGCCTGCGACCTGCTCGCCGTGGACGAGGCCTACCCCGAGCCCGTGGTGGACGACGCGAGCCGGCTGCGCGTGCACCAGGCGTGGCGGCACGACCAGGTCGTCATCGGTGAGGTCGACGCCCGCCTGGTCCTCGCGGTGCCGGGGACGCGCTTCGACCCCGAGCTCGTGCTCGACGCCCTGGGCCGGCTCGCGCGGGCCGTGGGGGCACACGCCGAGCGCTACGCCGCCCTGCTCCGACTCGGTCGTTGAGGAGCGGGGGATAGGGTCGCGCTCATGCACGACCCCGCTGCACCCGACCGCGCCGCGCGGGGTCGCGAGATCGCGCTGCTGACCAATCCCACCGCCGGCGGCGGCAGGGGCGCGCGCTACCGCGACGTGGCGCTGGCGCGGCTGCGCGAGAGCGGCTTCGTGGTGCGCAACCTCGAGGGCCGCGACGCCGACGAGGCCGCCGACCTCGCCCGCGGCTGCGTCGCCGACGGCGTCGAGGCGCTCGTGCTGTGCGGTGGGGACGGGCTGGTGCACCTGGGCGTGCAGGCGGTGGCCGGCACCGGCGTGCCGCTCGGCCTGATCCCCAGCGGCACCGGCAACGATTTCGCGCGCTACCTCGGCCTGCCCCGCGCCGACCCGGTCGCGGCGGCCGACCGCGTCATCGCCTCGCGCCGGCGCACGATCGACCTCGCCCGGAGCGGCGACCGCTGGTTCGTCACCGTGCTGGCCGCCGGCTTCGACGCGATCGTCAACGAGCGGGCCAACGCGATGGCGTGGCCGCGGGGTCAGATGCGCTACAACCTGGCCACCCTCGCCGAGCTGCGCACGTTCCGGCCCATCCCTTACGTCCTCCAGCTCGACGGCGAGTCCGCGGAGCACGAGGCGATGCTCGTCGCCGTCGGCAACGGCCCGTCGTTCGGCGGTGGCCTGCGGATCACCGAGGGCGCGCTGCTCGACGACGGGCTGCTCGACGTCGTGGTCATCACGCGGATGAGCAAGACCAAGCTGGTGCGGTCCTACCCGCGCCTGTTCACGGGAAGGATCGACGGTGTGGCCGAGTACGTCCACCGGCGGGTCAGGTCGGTGACCGTCGCCGCGCCCGGCATCGTCTCGTACGCCGACGGCGAGCGCTTCGGGCCGCTGCCGCTCACGATCGACTGCGTGCCCGGCGCCCTGGAGGTGGTGGCATGAGCACCCCACGACGTTCTTCTCCTCCGCTCCGCTTCTCCGAAGAACGCCGAGGGGACCCCGCATGACCGAGGACCAGGACCAGGACCTGACGCCGGCGGAGCGCTACGCGGCGTTCCAGCGGGAGAAGGCGTACCCCATGCTCAAGGACTTCGCCGGCCTCTACGGCTTCGAGCTCGACGACTTCCAGGTGCGCGCCTGCCAGGAGATCGAGAACGGCCGGGGCGTGCTCGTCGCCGCGCCGACGGGCTCGGGCAAGACGATCGTCGGCGAGTTCGCGATCCACCTCGCGCTCCAGACGGGGCGCAAGGCGTTCTACACCACGCCGATCAAGGCGCTGTCGAACCAGAAGTACCACGACCTGGTCAAGCGCTACGGCGCCGACAACGTCGGCCTGCTCACCGGCGACAACGTCATCAACGGCGAGGCGCCGGTGGTCGTGATGACCACCGAGGTGCTCCGCAACATGCTCTACGCCGGGTCCCGCACCCTGCTCGGCCTCGGCTACGTGGTCATGGACGAGGTCCACTACCTCGCCGACCGGATGCGCGGCGCCGTGTGGGAGGAGGTGATCATCCACCTTCCCGAGTCGGTGACGCTGGTGTCGCTGTCGGCGACCGTGTCCAATGCCGAGGAGTTCGGCGAGTGGCTGGCCACGGTCCGCGGCGAGACGAGCACCATCCTCGAGGAGAAGCGGCCCGTGCCGCTGTTCCAGCACGTGATGGTGGGCCGGCGGCTGCTCGACCTCTTCGCCTCCTCCGACGTCGACGCGAGCGCCGGCTTCGTCAAGGAGGGCGCTCCCGTCAACGAGGAGCTCACCCGGATCGCGCGCGACGACTGGGCCAGCTCGCGCCTCATGCGCGACCGGCGCTCGCCGCGCAAGGGCAAGCCCGGCTCGACGAAGAACCCCCGCGCCGTCGGCAACGGCCGCCGGGTGTGGATCCCGAGCCGGGTCGAGGTCGTCGAGCGGCTCGACCGCGAGGGCCTCCTGCCCGCCATCATGTTCGTCTTCAGCCGGGCCGGGTGCGACGCGGCCGTGACCCAGCTCGTGCAGGCCAACACCCGGCTCACGACCGCCGCGGAGCGCGACGAGATCTTCGCCCGGGTGGAGGAGGCCTCGCGGACCCTGCCGGAGGAGGACCTGCACGTCCTCGGCTACCACGAGTTCCTCGACGGGCTGACCCGCGGGATCGCCGCCCACCACGCCGGCCTGCTGCCGGCGTTCAAGCAGGTGGTGGAGGAGCTGTTCCAGGACGGGCTGGTGAAGGTGGTCTTCGCCACGGAGACGCTGGCCCTGGGCATCAACATGCCCGCACGCACCGTCGTCATCGAGAAGCTCTCGAAGTGGAACGGTGAGTCGCACGCCGACCTGACGCCGGGGGAGTACACCCAGCTCACCGGGCGGGCGGGACGACGCGGCCTCGACATCGAGGGCCACGGCGTCGTGCTCTACCAGCCGGGCATGAACCCGGGGGAGGTCGCGGGGCTCGCGTCCACCCGGACGTACCCCCTCCGCTCGTCCTTCCGGCCGTCCTACAACATGGCGGTCAACCTCGTGCACCAGTTCGGCCGGGCGCGCTCGCGCGAGCTGCTCGAGCAGTCGTTCGCGCAGTTCCAGGCCGACAAGGCCGTCGTCGGGCTGGCGCGGCAGGTGCACAAGGCGGAGGAGGCCCTCGAGGGCTACCGCGAGGCGGCGACCTGCCACCTCGGCGACTTCATGGAGTACGCCGCCCTGCGCCGCCGCATCAGCGACCTGGAGAAGGGTGCCGCGCGGGAGCGCCGCCTGGACCGCCGGCAGGAGGCGATGGCGTCGCTGGGCAAGCTGCGTCCCGGCGACGTGATCAACGTCCCCGCCGGCAAGTTCAGCGGCCTGGCCGTCGTCATCGACCCCGGCCACTCCGGCGACGAGCCACGGCCCTACGTCGTCACCGCCGACCGGCAGGCCCGGCGGCTGGCCCCGATGGACTTCCCGGTGCCGGTGGAGGCGATCGGCCGGCTGCGGATCCCCAAGTCGTTCAACGGGCGCAACCCGGCCATGCGCCGCGACCTGGCCACGGCGCTGCGCACGCAGGCGCGCGGCTTCGACGGCCCCGAGCCGCGCCGCCAGAAGCAGCGCGACTCCTTCAGCGACACCCCCGCCGACCGGGAGGTCGGCCGGCTCCGGGCGGACCTGAAGTCGCACCCGTGCCACCAGTGCCCCGACCGCGAGGACCACTCCCGGTGGGCCGAGCGCTACTTCAAGCTGGAGCGCGACACCGAGACCCTCAAGCGGCGGGTGGAGAACCGCACCAACACCGTCGCGCGGACCTTCGACCGGGTGTGCGACGTGCTGACGGCGCTGGGCTACCTCGACGGCGACACCGTGACCGAGCAGGGCGCACACCTGCGGCGGATCTACACCGACATGGACCTCGTGGCGGCGGAGGCGATCCGGGAGGGCCTCTTCGACGACCTGGCCCCCTCCGAGCTCGCCTCCGTCCTGTCGGCGCTCGTCTTCGAGGCCCGGCGCGCCGACG
This genomic stretch from Nocardioides renjunii harbors:
- a CDS encoding FKBP-type peptidyl-prolyl cis-trans isomerase, with amino-acid sequence MLGLAACGSGSSDAEEGGAPLSSVTVEGEQGQEPEVTFDGRLDPSAEEVDVLVEGDGETVADGDTVQANWWIGNGFTQEEAQSTYTKKGATQSVELSADVLPFLREAMIGRKVGDRVVMLTSAEKAYGEVGNPTIGIGNKDAVLAVVDILDRSETVPPLDGPQGEEKKPAGWAPTLVEKDGVITGLDFTEAHEPTGELIATTLIKGDGAKVKSGQTLTVDYLGQVYEADKPFDESYSKEPAEFPIGVGQVIAGWDERLVGRTVGSRVILEIPPAKGYGEEGNEQAGITGTDTLFFVVDILAAS
- a CDS encoding helix-turn-helix transcriptional regulator, which codes for MAQPRAERLMNLHILLLGAKRFIGKDAIREACYPEHPRTAAGDEAFERAFERDKDALRQIGAVIEVGSADAFFDDEIGYRIPTEQTSLPEIRFESDEAAVLGLAAQVWQQATLAKATVRALAKLKGQGVEIDPSRLEVVAPAITADEPAFEPLWDAVGKRRQVSFPYQRASETEPTTRRLQPWGLARSSGRWYVVGFDVDRSAERVFRLSRIVGPVRASGKSAAYDVPPGTDVRAVARRLSPSFPSVRAEVRARQGTGVGLRRRAESVTPIEELPGWDLLVVEGPVHELSDEVLTYGADVVVHGPLALRDDVVTRLRAVAAPGEEVR
- a CDS encoding helix-turn-helix transcriptional regulator translates to MSTTGDTAPDQVARLLALVPYLLARGEVRLDDAAAHFGTDAEQIERDLRLLFMTGVSPGLPGDLIEVDLEALEGDRIIRVDNADYLARPVRFSPAEATSLVVALRTMVEAAPAEARDVITRTLAKLEQAAGQDEEGLLRLHVTPTPLESSAIVPTLESAIAHGHQVEISYHVPTRDEESRRVVDPRGLARVEDRLYLDAWCHTAVGDRAFRVDRILAARELDTPVADPGARARDLTGGWFADAETTTVTLRLAPPARWAVEYYQVTAQRPGPDGTIDIDLEVASEQWVRSLLLRLAPHATLVAPTSYAESFRAAAQAALRLYGDDGVDSGTSPQDPTARNPPMTE
- the tatA gene encoding twin-arginine translocase TatA/TatE family subunit; translation: MTNPLIGMPQGLEWLVILAIVVLVFGAAKLPDLARSSGQALRIFKTETKSLRDDDDEKTPEQREIEARNEAQREVRHDASGEVLRERRDDTTA
- the tatC gene encoding twin-arginine translocase subunit TatC, which encodes MRIAGLVGLFSGRPHHDVGPDGRMALSDHFREFRARLLRCLMVFVLALGVALFFRHFLIDLVYGPYEQAQAKLPEGTTNATTSGAGAGLLLWLTLCGFAAAIVTAPYWLYQIWAFVLPGLYAQERKMSRIFVAVAGPLFLAGIALGYLTLPVALEVLIGFNPEGVTNLIDFNDYLQFFTRTLFVFGLAFNIPVFVVLLNFAGVVKGASLKAYRPWIIIGTFVFAAVATPSADPFTMTLMAGPMVILFFASEAIARFNDRRRARRAPNSGLSPDELSAI
- a CDS encoding diacylglycerol kinase produces the protein MHDPAAPDRAARGREIALLTNPTAGGGRGARYRDVALARLRESGFVVRNLEGRDADEAADLARGCVADGVEALVLCGGDGLVHLGVQAVAGTGVPLGLIPSGTGNDFARYLGLPRADPVAAADRVIASRRRTIDLARSGDRWFVTVLAAGFDAIVNERANAMAWPRGQMRYNLATLAELRTFRPIPYVLQLDGESAEHEAMLVAVGNGPSFGGGLRITEGALLDDGLLDVVVITRMSKTKLVRSYPRLFTGRIDGVAEYVHRRVRSVTVAAPGIVSYADGERFGPLPLTIDCVPGALEVVA
- a CDS encoding DEAD/DEAH box helicase, giving the protein MTEDQDQDLTPAERYAAFQREKAYPMLKDFAGLYGFELDDFQVRACQEIENGRGVLVAAPTGSGKTIVGEFAIHLALQTGRKAFYTTPIKALSNQKYHDLVKRYGADNVGLLTGDNVINGEAPVVVMTTEVLRNMLYAGSRTLLGLGYVVMDEVHYLADRMRGAVWEEVIIHLPESVTLVSLSATVSNAEEFGEWLATVRGETSTILEEKRPVPLFQHVMVGRRLLDLFASSDVDASAGFVKEGAPVNEELTRIARDDWASSRLMRDRRSPRKGKPGSTKNPRAVGNGRRVWIPSRVEVVERLDREGLLPAIMFVFSRAGCDAAVTQLVQANTRLTTAAERDEIFARVEEASRTLPEEDLHVLGYHEFLDGLTRGIAAHHAGLLPAFKQVVEELFQDGLVKVVFATETLALGINMPARTVVIEKLSKWNGESHADLTPGEYTQLTGRAGRRGLDIEGHGVVLYQPGMNPGEVAGLASTRTYPLRSSFRPSYNMAVNLVHQFGRARSRELLEQSFAQFQADKAVVGLARQVHKAEEALEGYREAATCHLGDFMEYAALRRRISDLEKGAARERRLDRRQEAMASLGKLRPGDVINVPAGKFSGLAVVIDPGHSGDEPRPYVVTADRQARRLAPMDFPVPVEAIGRLRIPKSFNGRNPAMRRDLATALRTQARGFDGPEPRRQKQRDSFSDTPADREVGRLRADLKSHPCHQCPDREDHSRWAERYFKLERDTETLKRRVENRTNTVARTFDRVCDVLTALGYLDGDTVTEQGAHLRRIYTDMDLVAAEAIREGLFDDLAPSELASVLSALVFEARRADDASSPKMPGGQVRPVLGELVRVWGRLDALERDHRLDFLREPDIGFAWAAWRWAEGDDLDDVLMATGLSAGDFVRWMKQLLDLCGQVADAAGDRPLRTTARTAAKQLKRGVIAYSVLAE